The proteins below come from a single Faecalibaculum rodentium genomic window:
- a CDS encoding DNA-directed RNA polymerase subunit alpha produces the protein MNTFKIDTLETSQTSGSFRMSPLPDHFGITLGNALRRVLLSAVPGGAVFSIRIDGVFHEFTGIKGVTEDVAQIILQIKQLILKIDINDNDIYKLRINAVGPCTVTAGDIECPEGVEVLNKDLPICTLAQGGSINIEMQARLGRGYVGAETNKHIYQNDGQPLGIIYTDALYSPVKRVAYKSEPELDEAGAAYDTLTMEIDTDGTLSPEEALSIASKILRDHLAILQNLDEAVVDNPAAVETVTEETSSGLQHKLIEDLELSVRSYNCLKRAGITTVEELIDKTEDELMHVRNLGKKSLKEVKEKIYSLGLSFKAGNE, from the coding sequence ATGAATACGTTTAAGATCGACACCCTGGAGACCAGCCAGACTTCCGGATCGTTTCGAATGAGCCCGCTGCCGGATCATTTCGGCATCACTCTGGGCAACGCCCTGCGGCGTGTACTGTTATCCGCAGTGCCGGGAGGTGCTGTGTTCTCGATTCGGATCGACGGCGTATTCCATGAATTCACCGGCATCAAAGGCGTGACGGAAGATGTTGCACAGATCATTCTGCAGATCAAACAGCTGATCCTGAAGATTGACATCAATGACAATGACATCTACAAACTGCGCATCAATGCGGTGGGTCCGTGCACGGTCACGGCCGGTGACATCGAATGTCCCGAAGGTGTGGAGGTCCTCAACAAGGATCTGCCCATCTGCACCCTGGCACAGGGGGGGTCCATCAACATTGAGATGCAGGCCCGGCTGGGACGCGGCTATGTAGGTGCCGAAACCAACAAGCACATCTACCAGAATGACGGACAGCCTCTTGGAATTATTTATACAGACGCTTTGTATTCACCGGTGAAACGCGTCGCCTACAAAAGCGAGCCGGAACTGGATGAAGCAGGCGCTGCGTATGACACACTGACGATGGAAATCGACACAGACGGAACACTGAGCCCGGAAGAAGCGCTTTCCATCGCCTCGAAAATCCTCAGGGATCACCTGGCGATTCTTCAGAACCTGGATGAAGCAGTTGTGGACAACCCCGCAGCAGTGGAAACCGTCACTGAAGAAACATCATCCGGACTGCAGCACAAGCTCATCGAAGACCTGGAACTGTCGGTTCGTTCCTATAACTGCCTCAAGCGGGCAGGCATTACCACGGTGGAGGAACTGATCGACAAGACCGAAGACGAACTGATGCATGTACGGAATCTGGGTAAAAAATCCCTGAAGGAAGTCAAAGAAAAAATCTACTCCCTTGGACTCAGCTTCAAGGCGGGCAACGAATAA
- the rplQ gene encoding 50S ribosomal protein L17, whose product MRNRKLGRTSDHRKALLRNMATSLIENGQLETTEMKAKELSAVMDGLVTLAKKGDLAARRQAAAFVRDVEVDEAGTTALQKLFNEIGPAFADRNGGYTRVIKTRIRRGDAAPMAIVEFVK is encoded by the coding sequence ATGAGAAACCGCAAGCTCGGACGGACCAGCGATCACCGCAAGGCTCTGCTGAGAAATATGGCTACCTCGCTGATCGAAAACGGTCAGCTTGAAACTACGGAGATGAAGGCGAAAGAGCTCAGCGCTGTCATGGACGGCCTGGTGACTCTGGCAAAGAAAGGCGATCTGGCTGCACGCCGTCAGGCCGCTGCCTTTGTCCGCGACGTAGAGGTAGACGAAGCCGGAACAACGGCTCTCCAGAAGCTTTTCAACGAAATCGGTCCGGCGTTCGCTGACCGCAACGGCGGCTACACCCGTGTCATCAAGACCCGGATCCGTCGTGGCGATGCAGCTCCGATGGCCATCGTGGAATTCGTGAAGTAA
- a CDS encoding energy-coupling factor transporter ATPase, whose product MTKDTNGRDAVSVRDLTFSYDGETDVLKGISFDIPQGSYTAVIGHNGSGKSTLAKLLIGLLAAKSGTIRILGQELNEETVYDIRNRTGIVFQNPDNQFIGSTVADDIAFGLENRCIPQNEMQGLIETAAAQVGMTKFLESEPTKLSGGQKQRVAIAGILAVAPDIIIFDESTSMLDPRGKKAINEEIRRLHEERDITILSITHDMEEVAQSDNVLVLRDGTIAMTGTPREVFSRERELKEMDLDVPFAWKITEELMKLGLADHPALNLEEAAEELCR is encoded by the coding sequence ATGACCAAAGATACAAACGGCAGGGACGCAGTGAGTGTTCGCGACCTGACCTTTTCATACGATGGCGAAACAGATGTGCTCAAGGGCATTTCCTTCGACATCCCCCAGGGCAGCTATACGGCTGTCATCGGCCACAATGGATCGGGGAAGTCCACGCTGGCCAAACTCCTCATCGGTCTGCTTGCCGCAAAATCCGGAACGATCCGCATCCTGGGACAGGAGCTCAACGAAGAAACCGTGTATGACATCCGCAACCGGACGGGCATAGTGTTTCAGAACCCGGACAACCAGTTCATCGGCAGCACCGTGGCAGATGACATCGCCTTCGGGCTGGAAAACCGCTGCATTCCGCAAAACGAGATGCAGGGTCTGATCGAGACCGCCGCTGCACAGGTCGGGATGACGAAGTTCCTGGAGTCCGAACCGACAAAGCTCTCCGGCGGCCAGAAGCAGAGAGTGGCCATTGCAGGGATCCTGGCGGTGGCACCGGACATCATCATCTTCGATGAATCCACCAGCATGCTCGATCCCCGGGGCAAGAAGGCCATCAACGAAGAGATCCGCCGGCTGCATGAAGAACGGGATATCACGATTCTGTCCATCACCCATGATATGGAGGAAGTGGCACAGAGCGACAACGTTCTGGTGCTCCGGGATGGAACCATTGCCATGACCGGCACGCCGCGGGAAGTATTCAGCCGTGAGCGGGAGCTGAAGGAAATGGACCTGGATGTTCCCTTTGCATGGAAAATCACAGAGGAGCTCATGAAACTCGGGCTGGCGGATCACCCGGCCCTGAATCTGGAGGAGGCAGCGGAAGAACTATGTCGATAG
- a CDS encoding energy-coupling factor transporter ATPase, translated as MSIEARNLGHVYSPDTPFAYQALDGASVRIPEGKMTAIIGQTGSGKSTFVQHLNGLLVPTAGELEVLGRKILPGMKIKDLKELRRQVGLVFQFPEYQLFEETIGRDIAFGPKNFGVSEEDALEQVKAVLPVVGLDESYLERSPFDLSGGQKRRVAIAGILVLDPEVLVLDEPAAGLDPQGAKEMMELFADLNIKAGKTVLLVTHDMEHVLKYCDHVIVMDQGKVAREADVDEFFSHPEWLEAIGIDPPGIVRLQLRLRERGMDLGPIRLRDRDLIEAVRDWKKDHDTGTQQDTEVTGK; from the coding sequence ATGTCGATAGAAGCCAGAAACCTGGGCCATGTGTATAGCCCGGACACGCCCTTTGCCTATCAGGCACTGGATGGCGCCAGCGTCAGGATCCCGGAGGGGAAAATGACGGCGATCATAGGACAGACAGGCAGTGGAAAATCCACGTTTGTGCAGCACCTCAATGGTCTGCTGGTGCCGACTGCCGGGGAACTGGAGGTCCTGGGCCGCAAAATCCTGCCGGGGATGAAAATCAAAGACCTGAAGGAACTCCGCCGGCAGGTCGGACTTGTGTTTCAGTTTCCGGAATACCAGCTCTTCGAGGAGACCATTGGCCGGGACATCGCATTCGGTCCCAAAAACTTCGGGGTCAGTGAAGAAGATGCCCTGGAGCAGGTGAAAGCGGTTCTGCCGGTGGTGGGGCTCGATGAATCGTATCTCGAGCGGAGTCCCTTCGATCTTTCCGGCGGCCAGAAGCGCCGTGTGGCCATCGCCGGGATCCTGGTGCTGGATCCGGAGGTTCTGGTGCTGGATGAACCCGCTGCGGGTCTGGATCCACAGGGGGCCAAAGAGATGATGGAACTGTTTGCGGACCTGAACATCAAGGCCGGAAAGACCGTGCTCCTTGTTACGCATGACATGGAACATGTGCTGAAATACTGTGACCATGTCATTGTCATGGACCAGGGGAAAGTCGCGCGGGAGGCGGATGTGGATGAGTTTTTCTCGCACCCGGAATGGCTGGAGGCCATCGGCATCGACCCTCCGGGCATCGTCCGGCTGCAGCTCAGGCTCCGGGAGCGGGGTATGGACCTGGGACCCATCCGACTCCGGGACCGGGACCTGATCGAAGCTGTGCGTGACTGGAAAAAAGACCATGATACCGGAACACAGCAGGACACAGAGGTGACGGGCAAATGA